In Thermococcus sp. MV5, the genomic window GTTTCATCATCAGCTAGGTACATTAGATAGTCACTCAATTCTAAGTCAGCTTGATTGCCCACAGAGATTGCTGCACTGAATCCTATATCCTTCATAGTTGCCCAGTACATCATAGTGCCTGCAAAAGCTCCTGACTGTGATATAAAGGCTATCTTTCCTGGTTTAGGAGCTATTGCTGTAAATGCTGCATTAAGTTTGCTCTTTGCAACGAAAAATCCCATACAGTTGGGACCTACAATTCTAATGCCACCTTTTCTTGCAATCTCGAGTACTTTCTTTTCGAGTTTTTCTCCTTCTGGGCCTGTTTCACTAAACCCTGCTGTAATAATGACCGCTACTTTAACTCCCTTCTCTACGCATGCCTCCATAACAATTGGAACCATTTTTGCCGGGACTACAATGATGGCTAGATCTACATCCTCAGAGATGGCTCTAATATCGGGATAGCACTTTAGTCCGAGCAAAGATTCTGTTTTGGGATTTACTGGATAAATCCTGCCTTCAAAACCATAGTCAATTAGGTTCTTTAAGATCACATGTCCCCATGCCTTTGGATCCCTGCTAGCCCCGATGACTGCGATGCTTTTGGGTTCAAATAGATACTTCAAATTATCTATGTCAAACTTATTCATGCTAATCCCTCTGTGAGGCCATTTATTGTCAAGATCCCCTCACCATAACGCTTTACCATCTAATTCGAGGAAAGTTCTCCAGCGTTTATTAGCAAACTCTTGGATCTCGGCGATATCTTCATCGTTTAAGTGTCTGAATCGTCCTTGTAATTTAATGTAGTTAGCAACGGGTCTTAGCTTGGACAGTTTGAGAGTTAATTTAAAGAATCCATGGTCTACTTCGAGGAGAGGCCACATACCTGTTAGTACACCCAACTTAGCTACCTCAATGGTTTTGTTTTCAGGGAATCTCCATCCTGTAGGACATGGGGTTTGTATATGGATATATGCCAATCCCTCACCTTTTTCTACAACTTCCATAGCTTTTTTCATTTTACTCTCAAAATCATGTATGAATGCTGGAGACGCTGTGGCTATGTATGGCACTCTGTGTGCAATCATAATAGAGATCATGTCCTTGGGAGTTTCTTTTTTACCATGCCATTTAACTCCGCTAGGTGTTGTTGTTGTCCAAGCCTTTAATGGGGTGGTGCCACTTCTCTGAATGCCTGTGTTCATGTATGCTTCATTATCATAGTTAATCCATATTATCGCTTCATTACTCTCTGCAGCTGAAGACAGCGATTGTAGGCCTATGTCGGCAGTACAGCCATCACCGGCTATAACTGTAACATGCACCTTCTTATTCCTGTATTTGTACGCTCTCTGGAGGCCTCTAGCATAAGCCGCAGCGGCTGCGTAATTAGCCAAGACATATGGAACACCAATCCAGCTGCTCGGGAAGTGCATTGACAGAGAAGCTGAAACACAGTTTGGAGGGAACACCAGTACTGAGTTTTTACCTAGGATTCTGAGTATATGTCTCATAGCTAGAGCAGCGCCACAACCAGAGCAAAGCTGGGATCCAGGACAATATGTAACGTCCTTAAATGTTACCGAAGGCTTACTTATTTTTATAGGATGTTCTATATACATAGTCTCCTTTACATTTTCTCTATCCAAGGTCTCGATGAGTTTGCGTATCATATTCTCAAAGTCATCTATTGATACATCATCGCCACCCATGCCTGCTATGAAGTTAATCAGGTTGGGTCTGTCCTTCATTTTATAGAGTGTTGCAGCAACCTCAATACCTAAGGGATCCATTGAAGTTCCATGGCTTATTGCTCTATCAGCAACCCCTATAGCTTTGACACCGTTTTTCTTAACAAGCTCAAGTAACTCCTTAGAAGGAAATGGTCTAAAGAACCTCACTCTGAGTAAGCCAACTTTAATTCCTTCGTTGCGCAGTTTATCAACGGCCCTCTTAGCTGCTGTTGACATGGAGCCCATCGTCACAAGCAGTAACTCTGCACCATCGGTATAGTACTCCTCTACAGGCCCATAGGTATCTCTTCCAAACGTTTCACTAAACTCCTTAGTAGCTTCATAGATGACATCTCTAGCTCTTTGCATGACATCTTCAAACATCTTTCTATATGTGGTGTGTAGACGTACGGGTAATGAGGGGAATATATAACCTTCGGACTCGGTTGGGTCAGTTGTATGGTTATATATTTTTCTTGGAGGTAGATAGTCATCCACCTCCTGCTGATCTGGTATGTTAACAGGTTCTGAAGAATGTGAGAGGTGGAACCCATCTAAGCACACCATGCCGGGCAATAATACCCTCTCGTCCTCAGCAATTTTATACATTTGAATCACGCCGTCAAGACACTCTTGACAGCTCTCAGCATAGAATTGAATCCATCCGAGATCCCTGGTAGTCATTGTATCTGAGTAGTCACTAGCTACGCTCCAATACCACCCCAGTGTTCTATTGGCTATAGCCATTACAAGCGGTGCTCTGTAAGCAGGTGCTTGGGCTATGATTTCAAAACCATAACCCAAACCTTGAGAGGATGTAGCCGTAAAACCTCTAGCACCAGCTATAGTTGCCGCTAGTGCAGCGGCTACTGCTGAGTGTTCTCCTTCCGGATATATATACTCAGCATCCAACTCCCCATTAGCAATAAATTCGGCTATATATTCAACTATGGGCGTTTGAGGTGTTATTGGATATGCTGAAACTACCTGCACCCTAGAGAGTTTAGCACCATATGCTATCGCCTTATTACCTGAAAGTAAGTCAAGCTTTCCCATAGCACCTCACACTTCCCTAATCATTACAATCGCCTTTACGGGACACTCATCAGCACAAACACCACAACCTTTACAGAACCTATAGTCTATTACAGGCCCTTTATCTGATTCTTTAATAACTCCCTCGGGACAATATTGGACACACAGCCAACACTTTGTGCAGAGCTCGTACTTGACAACAGGCTTCATAACTCTCCAATGAGCTACTGGTTCAGAACCAATTTCTCTTACCAGGGTTATAATACTCTCAAAGTATTCCTCCTCACTCTTCATTTTCTAACACCTTAACATAGACTTTTTCATATCCAGCTTCAAAGCATTTTAAGTACCTTTCCCAGACATTCTCGGGAAATCTAACTTTAATGGCTCTCATTGCAGAATCGAACGTTATGAGATTTGTCACTTTGGCAAAAGCACCCAGCATAGCTATGTTGGGTATAGAAGCACCCATATACTCCATGGCCAGTCCCGTAGCATCTACCGTGGCAATAATACTTAGATTGGTACTTAATTTTAGCTCTTTCAAGAGCTTGGTGGGATTCTTAGTGGAGTTCTGTATGTATACCCCTCCTTCCTTGATGTTGCCAGTAACTTCAGGCATTACTTTATGGAGGTGAGGATCAAGCACTACAACGTACTTGGGGTTATATACCATACTCCGCACAATTTTATTTGCTTCCCCAATAACCACAAATGAAGTAACCGGAGCTCCACGCCTAGCTATCCCAAACCATGGAAAACTTCTGGTAAAATTACCATCATATAACGCAGCTTGGGCAATTAACTCTGAACACAAGACCACTCCTTGACCACCTCGCCCATGAAGCCTTATTTCTTTCAAGCTTTCTCCAATTCTACTTTTAGACATCAATATTCCCTCCAAAAAGGTTATACTAACCTCTTTTCTTTAAGCACTTTATCAATCCTGTTCATGGCTTCTTCAAGCTTTTCGTAAGCCGTAGCATAAGAAATCCTCACAAATCCTTCTCCTGCACTTCCAAAAGCATTTCCAGGCACTAGGACAACCTTAGCTTCTTTAATCATGAGCTCGCTGAATTCCTTGCTTGTTAATCCAGTGTCTTTTATGCGTGGAAAAATGTAAAACGCACCCTTTGGCTTAATTGTCGGCAACCCCATTTCATCCAAACACTTCCAAACAAGATTCCTCCTTCTATCATACTCTTTGCGCATTTCTTCCACGGCTCTCCAGCTTCTCTCGTCTCTCAGGGCTTTAGCTGCTGCATATTGTGCAAAAGTAACTGGGCAGGTCACGGTATACATTTGGAAACGAACCATTTTTTCTATGATCCATTCTGGAGCTGTTACAAAGCCTAAGCGCCAGCCAGTCATTGCAAAGGTTTTTGAGAATCCGTTTATTGTGATAGTCCGTTCGAACATGCCATTTAATGATGCTATGCTGTAATTTTTAACATTATCATAAACAAAATATTCATAAACTTCATCACTGAAGACTATTAAGTCATGCTCAACCGCAAAATCTGCGAGCTCCTCAAGGTCTTTCTTGGTTAAAACAGCACCAGTGGGATTGTTTGGGCTGTTTATTATTAGTGCTCTGGTTTTTGGTGTCACATACTTTTCAAGATCATCCGTATTCAGGCGAAATCCATTCTTCTCAGTGGTGGGGACCTCTACTGGAATACCTCCTGCAAGGAGCACTGTTTGAGCATAACTGACAAAAGCAGGCGAAGGAATCAAAACCTCTTCGTTGTCCTTTAAAAAAGTAGCAAAACCCATTAAAAGGCCAGAATTTGCTCCAACAGTTATCATTATTTGGGTTTTTGGATCTACTTCAATTCCGTTGTGTTTTTTGAGTTTTTCTGCGATTGCTTCCCTGAGTTCCAAAACTCCAATGTTTGAGCTATAATGGGTCAAACCTTTGTCAAGTGCTTCTTTTGCATATTCTTTAATGTGTTCTGGAGTGTCAAAATCTGGTTCTCCAATCCCAAGTGAGATCACTCCTTCAATACCTTGAGCCAACTCAAAAAGCTTTCTTATTCCTGAAATACTAACTAACTCCAATCTATCACTCAATGCCATTTGGAATACCTCTCATTAATCTTCGCTCTTTACCAAAATAAAAAAACTAAGAAGTGGCTTCTGCCTTTGAGAGTCTATAGAGCCCCCATGCTAGCGGTCCATAAATTATTAGTACAACAAACAACCCTACTATGTAAGCTGTGCCCATCTTATCACCCCAGTATGAATTGGGAGATGTATACTATTATTACCACTATCGGATATACGTATTTGGCCCATGGTTGCCATATTGCCGGAATGTCGATTAAAGCACCTTTTTTAAGTTCTTCATATGCCTTATCAATCCCAAGCTTAATTAATGCCAATGCTGCAATTAACGCTCCTAGTGGTCCTAGATAAACCGTTGAAATGTTTATTATCCACTCAAAGTAGGCAGGATTGACAGCACCAGGGGCTCCTACCACAAAGGCTAGGAGACCAAAGAGAATTGTGGCATTTCTTCTGTTCATGTTGAGATGTGTAGTTGCCGCTTGTACATTGGTCTCAAGCATTGCGACCGTTGAAGAAAGTGCAGCGAAGAGTATCAATAGGAAGAATATTATTGCAAAGATCATTCCTCCAGGCATTTTTTGAAATACCATTGGTAGTGTCACAAAAACTAGTCCTGGCCCTGCTGTTGGTTCAAGGCCAAATGCAAACACTGCGGGGAATACCACAAATCCTGCTGTTACAGCAACGGCAGTATCTCCAAATGCTGTAACTACAGCAGATAGTGGTATGTCTTGGTCTTTCTTTATGTAACTTCCATAGACCACGTTTGACATTCCTAAACAGCTCAATGAAAAGAACATTTGTGATAGTGCTATCATCCAGGTTTTTCCACTTAAAATTTTGCTCCAATCTGGTAAGAGGTAGAACTCAAGACCTGCATAGGAGTTTGGCAGGGTTATACTTCTTATGGCGAGTATGATTAGCATCACGAACAATCCTGGCATCATAATCTTACATGCTCTCTCAATACCTTTCTGAACTCCCATTATTACTATTCCTATCGTTATAACTATAACAATGAACTGCCACACTATAGCTTCTGTACTGAAAGCAATACTACCAAAGAAGGAGCCGGGTTCTACACTAAGCAACTTTCCTGTCAACGCTGTAACAAAATATTTAAGTGCCCATCCGACCACTACGGAATAAAATGCAAATATCATCAGCATCATTGCATTTACAAAAATTCCTAGGTATTTTCCTCCTGGTAATGTTTTAGCGTATGCCTCTATTGGTCCGCCTGCTGCCCTTCCGAGGGTGAATTCTACTGTTAATGCTACAATCCCGATAAGGAAAAGCAAAACTAAATACGGGACTAGGAACGCTGCTCCGCCGTAGAGTCCTGCTCTCATTGGAAACATCCAAATATTTCCCAACCCCACAGCACTTCCCATAGCTGCTGCAACAAAACCTACTCTACTTTTCCAAGTTTCTTGGGCCAATGCTATCGCCCCCAAATCATTACATATTTAATCTCAACACCTCAATTTATTAACATTATTAAATTTGTAGGTTGAAATATAAAAAGATATCTGCCGTAATGGACGTGTTGACACTGTTATATAATCTGATAGATATCAGATTTAAGTTGCTGAATGACTTCAGAAAATGACATTCACATTGATTAAATTTAAAAAGATGAGGCCATCCTTTAGCCCTTTAACAACATGTTCCGTTACTTCGACACCTTACCCTCATCTGGATTTCAACACTGACCTCCTCCCCACCTTAAAGGGCGAGGGTTGAAGGAAGTGAAAGTTTCTTTCAAAATCCGAAGTTAGATGATTTTTTAGAGCTACAAGATTTTAATTTCCTCCAAAGCTGCTTTTAACACTTCTATTGCTTTCAAATATTCTTCCAAGTTTAAGCGTTCATAGGGAGTATGGTCTAACTTGGAATCGCCTGGACCATATGCTATCGCATCAACTCCAAACTTAGGAGCCAAGATGTTCATATCTGCTGTTCCGCTCTTCTTTTTAAGTCTTGGCTTTGCACCGTTTTTTCTTATAGCCCTAACAAAAGCCCTAACCAATGGGCTTTTTATAGATACTTCATAAGCTGGAACAAAATCTAAGATTTCCCCTTTAATGGGTGGTTCATAGCCAATAGGTGTTCTAATATTAACTATCATCTCTCCGTAAAAGTCAAAATCTCTCTCATAGGCTTCAAATCTCAAAATCCTCCCGCTTGGCTTATCAAAGCCTTCACTAAAATCTCTGCTTAGCTCTAACCATTTCTCAATCAGCTTTTCTGCGGCACCTTTTGAGCTTAAACTCCCATGAAACTTCTCAACTTTTTCCACAAACTTCATCGTTAAACTTCCTTTATAAGCGATTGTAACTGCATCAACCCCGCTTGGTTCTCCAATTATTATAAAATCCGGCTTTGAAACGTTCAAATTTTTAGCACCTTTTGAAAATCCTTCTTCATCGACAAGTGATGCGAAAATTAAATTTGCCTTACTTTCAATGAATGCAAAAAAGAGAGCCGCTAAAGGACCTTTAGCATCAACGCTACCTCTTCCCCATAAATAGTTATTTTCGATCCTA contains:
- a CDS encoding 4Fe-4S binding protein, which codes for MKSEEEYFESIITLVREIGSEPVAHWRVMKPVVKYELCTKCWLCVQYCPEGVIKESDKGPVIDYRFCKGCGVCADECPVKAIVMIREV
- a CDS encoding 2-oxoacid:acceptor oxidoreductase family protein — encoded protein: MSKSRIGESLKEIRLHGRGGQGVVLCSELIAQAALYDGNFTRSFPWFGIARRGAPVTSFVVIGEANKIVRSMVYNPKYVVVLDPHLHKVMPEVTGNIKEGGVYIQNSTKNPTKLLKELKLSTNLSIIATVDATGLAMEYMGASIPNIAMLGAFAKVTNLITFDSAMRAIKVRFPENVWERYLKCFEAGYEKVYVKVLENEE
- a CDS encoding sodium-dependent transporter codes for the protein MAQETWKSRVGFVAAAMGSAVGLGNIWMFPMRAGLYGGAAFLVPYLVLLFLIGIVALTVEFTLGRAAGGPIEAYAKTLPGGKYLGIFVNAMMLMIFAFYSVVVGWALKYFVTALTGKLLSVEPGSFFGSIAFSTEAIVWQFIVIVITIGIVIMGVQKGIERACKIMMPGLFVMLIILAIRSITLPNSYAGLEFYLLPDWSKILSGKTWMIALSQMFFSLSCLGMSNVVYGSYIKKDQDIPLSAVVTAFGDTAVAVTAGFVVFPAVFAFGLEPTAGPGLVFVTLPMVFQKMPGGMIFAIIFFLLILFAALSSTVAMLETNVQAATTHLNMNRRNATILFGLLAFVVGAPGAVNPAYFEWIINISTVYLGPLGALIAALALIKLGIDKAYEELKKGALIDIPAIWQPWAKYVYPIVVIIVYISQFILG
- a CDS encoding thiamine pyrophosphate-dependent enzyme yields the protein MGKLDLLSGNKAIAYGAKLSRVQVVSAYPITPQTPIVEYIAEFIANGELDAEYIYPEGEHSAVAAALAATIAGARGFTATSSQGLGYGFEIIAQAPAYRAPLVMAIANRTLGWYWSVASDYSDTMTTRDLGWIQFYAESCQECLDGVIQMYKIAEDERVLLPGMVCLDGFHLSHSSEPVNIPDQQEVDDYLPPRKIYNHTTDPTESEGYIFPSLPVRLHTTYRKMFEDVMQRARDVIYEATKEFSETFGRDTYGPVEEYYTDGAELLLVTMGSMSTAAKRAVDKLRNEGIKVGLLRVRFFRPFPSKELLELVKKNGVKAIGVADRAISHGTSMDPLGIEVAATLYKMKDRPNLINFIAGMGGDDVSIDDFENMIRKLIETLDRENVKETMYIEHPIKISKPSVTFKDVTYCPGSQLCSGCGAALAMRHILRILGKNSVLVFPPNCVSASLSMHFPSSWIGVPYVLANYAAAAAYARGLQRAYKYRNKKVHVTVIAGDGCTADIGLQSLSSAAESNEAIIWINYDNEAYMNTGIQRSGTTPLKAWTTTTPSGVKWHGKKETPKDMISIMIAHRVPYIATASPAFIHDFESKMKKAMEVVEKGEGLAYIHIQTPCPTGWRFPENKTIEVAKLGVLTGMWPLLEVDHGFFKLTLKLSKLRPVANYIKLQGRFRHLNDEDIAEIQEFANKRWRTFLELDGKALW
- a CDS encoding pyridoxal phosphate-dependent aminotransferase, with product MALSDRLELVSISGIRKLFELAQGIEGVISLGIGEPDFDTPEHIKEYAKEALDKGLTHYSSNIGVLELREAIAEKLKKHNGIEVDPKTQIMITVGANSGLLMGFATFLKDNEEVLIPSPAFVSYAQTVLLAGGIPVEVPTTEKNGFRLNTDDLEKYVTPKTRALIINSPNNPTGAVLTKKDLEELADFAVEHDLIVFSDEVYEYFVYDNVKNYSIASLNGMFERTITINGFSKTFAMTGWRLGFVTAPEWIIEKMVRFQMYTVTCPVTFAQYAAAKALRDERSWRAVEEMRKEYDRRRNLVWKCLDEMGLPTIKPKGAFYIFPRIKDTGLTSKEFSELMIKEAKVVLVPGNAFGSAGEGFVRISYATAYEKLEEAMNRIDKVLKEKRLV
- a CDS encoding [LysW]-lysine hydrolase yields the protein MVSEEEKIEFLKELVSIYSPSGKEEKVAKFLVESFESFGVEAYIDKVGNVIAEKKGKGNKILLAGHMDTVEGIIPVRIENNYLWGRGSVDAKGPLAALFFAFIESKANLIFASLVDEEGFSKGAKNLNVSKPDFIIIGEPSGVDAVTIAYKGSLTMKFVEKVEKFHGSLSSKGAAEKLIEKWLELSRDFSEGFDKPSGRILRFEAYERDFDFYGEMIVNIRTPIGYEPPIKGEILDFVPAYEVSIKSPLVRAFVRAIRKNGAKPRLKKKSGTADMNILAPKFGVDAIAYGPGDSKLDHTPYERLNLEEYLKAIEVLKAALEEIKIL